A single region of the Oreochromis niloticus isolate F11D_XX linkage group LG19, O_niloticus_UMD_NMBU, whole genome shotgun sequence genome encodes:
- the itpka gene encoding inositol-trisphosphate 3-kinase A, with translation MPKECRRKSSKDFGFSVTGINEASRLERRVAAKSSQICDELIETAAQIAPSSGPPIVMDAPRVPQVTITPEGGGCSREMQQEDWDRAVDGTLRRKLSNSSISSTGSSAVESEDDLLSDNESKSKGIVTLEHLVDPGESKPPWWKLKTFVHWPFSVSQRKRINWVQLAGHKGNFKAADEGTILKKFSENEMQCFEKLRNDALLPFVPGYHGVVEKDGESFLHMTDLLANFDLPNVMDCKMGVRTYLEEELVRARERPKPREDLYNKMVEVDSEGPTPHEHSQRGVTKPRYMQWRESMSSTNTLGFRIEGIKKSDGTCRTDFKKTRSKRDVIQVFKDFVGGNVNIVKSYLNKLTEIQQALKTSEFFKRHEVIGSSLLFIHDHTGNAQVWIIDFGKTTALPEGQTLSHDIPWQEGNREDGYLWGLENLIHTLESVSSAAGAETSSSVTKENSQNTETHSQ, from the exons ATGCCCAAGGAGTGCAGGAGAAAGAGCTCCAAGGACTTCGGGTTCTCGGTGACTGGGATAAATGAGGCGTCTCGTTTAGAGCGACGAGTGGCTGCCAAGTCTTCGCAGATTTGCGATGAGCTCATTGAGACAGCCGCTCAGATCGCCCCGTCGTCCGGACCGCCGATTGTGATGGATGCGCCCCGGGTACCGCAGGTCACCATCACCCCGGAGGGGGGCGGCTGCTCCCGGGAGATGCAGCAGGAGGACTGGGATCGGGCGGTGGACGGTACGCTGCGCAGGAAACTGTCCAACTCCTCGATCTCCTCCACGGGATCCTCCGCCGTGGAGTCCGAGGATGATCTACTGAGTGACAACGAGAGCAAAAGCAAAGGCATCGTCACTTTAGAGCATCTGGTGGACCCCGGAGAA AGCAAACCACCGTGGTGGAAGCTAAAGACGTTCGTCCACTGGCCGTTCAGTGTGTCCCAGAGGAAAAGAataaactgggtccagttagcCGGGCATAAAG GCAACTTCAAAGCAGCAGACGAGGGCACCATTCTGAAAAAGTTCTCAGAGAATGAGATGCAGTGTTTCGAGAAGCTGAGGAATGACGCATTGCTCCCGTTTGTGCCTGGATACCACGGAGTTGTGGAAAAAGACGGAGAGTCTTTCCTTCATATGACTGATTTACTGGCAAACTTTGACCTTCCTAATGTTATGGACTGCAAAATGGGAGTAAG GACATACCTGGAGGAGGAGCTTGTGAGAGCGAGGGAACGGCCCAAGCCGAGAGAAGACCTCTATAACAAAATGGTGGAGGTAGACAGCGAGGGGCCAACTCCTCACGAGCATTCCCAGCGCGGGGTCACCAAGCCTCGTTACATGCAGTGGAGGGAGTCCATGAGCTCCACCAACACCCTGGGCTTCAGGATAGAGGGGATCAAG aaaaGCGACGGCACATGTCGAACCGACTTCAAGAAAACAAGATCGAAGCGGGATGTCATCCAAGTGTTCAAGGACTTTGTCGGTGGAAACGTCAACATTGTG AAGTCATATTTGAACAAACTGACAGAGATCCAGCAAGCCCTGAAGACATCAGAGTTCTTCAAGCGACACGAG GTCATTGGCAGCTCTCTCCTCTTTATCCATGACCATACGGGCAACGCGCAAGTCTGGATTATTGACTTTGGCAAGACCACGGCATTACCAGAGGGCCAGACATTAAGCCATGACATTCCCTGGCAGGAGGGAAACCGGGAGGATGGTTACCTGTGGGGTTTGGAAAACCTCATCCACACACTGGAGTCTGTGAGCAGTGCCGCCGGCGCAGAAACCAGTAGCTCGGTTACCAAAGAAAACAGCcaaaatacagaaacacacagccAGTGA